tgatcggGATGATCAATATGCGATAAGCCATACACCATCTTCTTGCGAGAAAGCATATTGAGTCCGCCGAAATTGAGATGGCCGAACCTCAAGTGCCATAGCCACGAAGGATTGTCTACACATGCTTGAAGGCATGTAGACatttcatctttgatgttcagaGTGAACATCCTATTCTTCGACATTTTCACGGATGCAATCAACCTATTATTTTGATCTCTTAGCACAAGGCTAAGATCTTTCATGTGCACAGAATATCCTTTCTCCGTAAGCTGTCCCAAACTCAAAATATTGCTCGACATCTTCGGTACATAATACACATTAGTAATAAACTGAcgtgtgtcgcgacctaaaaattcagaaaaatttctaggctaatggattatcaggttaattatttaactaacctaactcggactctcccaagtccataccaaatcgcaacttgaggttcaattgattaacatgcaatgtattttaattttggagccgccactaatcatttatggtaggtcgattagaaacctaaataaaatagcgggagaactattttatttctacgaaccggagattaagaattcggggacttgattacgcctgattactctaacgccctttcggtaccattttatttcatgaaaaatcatttgagaaggcaacattaattgattttaacctaagtcgctaacaaaggttatcatgcgaatgcgcaatcaattaatgaacatccgtaagtcaatataatcaagggagcatgcgccacacaaaattatttttttattatcgatttttatatgaatgcatgaaagactatactacatatgatgcaatgtcgtgatgcaaATGGAAGACTAAGTTAAATGAcgtgcaaaagatgacatgcaaatgaaaattaactctgtgacgtatgaattaattaaaattttaaatatgcaattttaaactaatgtaacaagatatgcttatagtttaattaaattgattacgtgatgttggaatcaattaaattgacctaagcatacaattctacatggaatgcaaactaacatgcaacctatatgacatggtatgaggtgacatagcaaagatgaatgacgtggcatggatgatgtGGCAAGATGtcgtggcaaagatgaatttattattttcggatgaatttatttcctaaaatagaactatgccaaaataatttttatcttgcatattttagagtttacgttcacctaaaccctaatatattgaagatatattttttaaacatgagattctatctgaatatgcaattttctatcctaaaatgcaatctaacctaattatttacaaaaaaaagattagatatgcaatgatctacatgatgctatttttgaaaagatatgtaattttcaaatatggaaagtgaatgaatacaatttttagaattttcgagattagatcacgcgacggatatattctaaaaatatgacaatcgaacaattcaaatcaaattaggaaagtgaatatgccaatcaatgtcaatcaagaaagtggatacatcaatcaagttttgaaatatttcgcggatatttgagtcaatctttaattcgtaatcctacgattaacgattgaacccaaatccttgcctaattgagtattccatcaataatcttaaagatggacaTTCTCGATtatgtgacaagttgcggattaggaaagaaaattttcctaatcaatctgtattttgaaaaaaatatccacctcgatgcaatattcaagatatgcaagtaaatcacaaaataagcaagtgaatatattgaagttcaagataggaaatttaccttgtcttgcaaatTTATGCTTCCCTAATTTGGACCATACCAAATTTTGCACTCCAAGCTTCCACTCCTTGGATCGGTTTAGTGAGGACACGTTCGGACAAGAGAAACCAACGTTGACGTTAAATGGCCCGTGATCGACAGAGGACAGCCGCAACGCAGGGGCAGTTCAACTAGGCAAATAAGAATTTTCGGACCTTGATTTGCAGCAAAACAGCCTTTGAAAAGTGAATGaaatagctaaaaaaaaaacgttagtAGTCGCATGGACAAGAAGCGCCGGATCAGCAACGTTGTGGTCTTCGGTTTGGCTTGGATTCGTCCTCCGCTGCCGCAAGGGACGAGAACGTCGGTGGTAAAGGACTCGCTTGAAGACACAACTATATGGTCGAAAGTTGCTAGTTGTCGGTGAAAACGTGGCCACAAGAAGTGAGGAAGCAGCAGCTACAAGGAAAAAACCAAGCAAAAGAACTTGCTCGTCCTATTTTGCACGTGGATTGATCTCCTTTTGTCCCCCCACTCACCTTGGCCTTTTGTGTTACTTGAGACTTCGGATGAAGGAGAGGAATTAACTGGTGCAAGTTTGCAGATGAATCTTCTTGAAGACCTCTCGAGCCGTCCCCCGCACTTTTCTTTaaagctctctctcttgccCCGAAAGCTCCTCACGTacgctcttttttttatttttctattttctgagcCTCTCCCACTCTCTCTCGCCTATGGCTCTCGACATTCCCCCCCTTCCGTCTATAGTGAGtcttatttataggcaaaatCAGTATGCCTCCTTTCCAGCGGTGggtgaatttttaggaagaaAATTGTCTATGAATCATGCGGAAATCCCATATTTTATATCTACCGAATCATCCAAAATATTCCTTTTATTCATATGATCGAGAATAACAAAACAAATACGCTGAGAATAATTTGCACATGCTTGTTGCTTCACAgaatttttctttcccattgAACTTTACACAATTCCCTTAAATAGTTGAATGTGCATGAATGTATTTGGAACCATCTGCACGTCACATGTAACTTTGGTCCCCATGGTGGAATTCCAAGATTATTCAAAACCATTCATTTTATGCTCATCCACCGCCAGTCCggataatatgcaaaatgcATGATCGACAAAAACTAAATATaaattatgaattatttttttgtgagagctAAAActaatcctctttttttttatacaaaataaattatttaagaaaaatcaaaatttaggtgtcaacaacgtGTTCCATTCTTCAGATGAATTAGAATCGTACCTTTCCCTTCGACAAGAATTTGGGAATTATCACCGAACGAgacttttccttttactgtctCATCCATTTCGACGAATATCTCCTTTCGACCGCACATGTGGTTACTTGCTCCAGTGTCCAAGTACCACGTATCACTCTTTTCTCCTCCATCTTCTTTGAATGCCAATAAAAGAACGTTATCggcatcattcaccaagttTGCCTTTTCATCTGCTCCACTACTTTCTTTATGCCAACAATCGGAAGCATAATGACCCAGTTTATTGCAATGATAACAACGGATTTTTGATTTATCATACCGTTGACCTCTCGAATTTCTCCctcttccacgaacaaaactttGATTCTGGTAGCCACCTTCTCTGCGAGCAAATTCCCCTCTGCTTCATCCACGACCTCTTCCATGAAAGTGACCACGACCTCGACCTTGTTCACGATCTTGATTGACCCATCGAGTTTGCACGGGGTCACTTCTTTGTCCCTTGTCATCTCGGATAGTCAATCGAGATTGGAGTACTTTCTCCACCGGTTCAtgcttatttctttttaatctttcttcatgggcttgtaaCGAACCCATGAGCTCATCGACCGTCATAGAATCGACatcttttgattcctcgataGCGACGACGATGTGGTCGAACTTCTTATCCAATGATCGCAGGATTTTTTCGACAACACGAACATCGGGAACATCTTCGCCATTCCTTTTCATCTGATTCACAATAGCTAaaactcttgtgaaataatcagaaatcGACTCAGATTCTTTCATACGAATTACCTCGAATTCGcctctcaaagtttgaagacgaatcttctttactttctcaacaccttggtgcgtggtttgaagaatctcccatgcctccttggatGTAGTAGCATTTGAGACCTTTTCGAACATGGAATCATCCAAGGCTTGAAAGATGATGACAACGCGAGTTGATCTTTCGAACGAGTCTTCTCCAACGCATTTCTCCGAGTTTGAGTCAACGCAACATCTTCATCTGGCTCATCATAGCCATTGTTGACAAGATCCCACACACTATGAGCGCCGAGTATGGCTTTCATTCCGGAAGCCCACTTGCCATAGTTTTCTTTGGTGAGGACTGGATACTGAAAAGGAAGGTTGCTTGTTGATGCCATAATCACGAAACCgtgaagctctgataccaatttgttgggagaaatcgactgtggggcactcaacaagcactcacaaaggaactttattcacacaaggaagaggagacgaaaggtggcttttcaatatactatattcacaatcgattcacccacactgaaatggttacaagacaagcctttatataggcataatacaatgactcttgatctacactagatacatgaacagtcatgatgtatatacatagcatttactacgcatcgaaatacaaaaaaacTCTTGAAACGctcaactaataaagataggtctcggtacatgcacaagctggtacatgcgtcttggaagttgatatacatgaatttggtttaatttctaacaatgTTGTCGCTAATACACCTCTTTAGGGTTGGCCTCTGTAGCCGTACTTAAAAGGCTCAGCAATGGGCTTCTCATAGCGGCCGCCACTTCTCTTCAGCAGCGAACATATACGCAACGACGGTCGATGGCAAAGGACGGGCTTTCGGGCTTTTAGTGACCGTTTTGCTTGTCACCTTTGTCCTTCTGTGTTAATGATGAAAAGCAACTTGATTGTCTTTAACATTTGACAGCGATTTTATTCATGCCATAAAAGATATGATCTTGTTAATACCgattttgcatatttattgAAAAGCATGTTCTGATTATTGGACTCCATTACGATGTGAATGAGACGGTTCATCTTGTCCTCAAAGTGGAGGAAAGCATCCTTATCAAGTCATTCTCCATCACATACTTTGGATGATGTGGAAAGATATCTGCAAGCATGAGGCCTTTTGTTCGCCGTGAAGCAAGAAAAAGTGCCCAAGAAATTCTTTGTCTCGTGTTGACGATAACTGACTATATCCTATGGAGaggagaaagcaagaaagataTCATTTCCTGCGTTTCTTTGTCGTGTCGACATAAGAAAGgaatgttcttttttctttctccatttaatGTGCAACGAGGACAAATACAGGCAGCACTTGAACCATTTCTTCAGTGTTTCACATCCCGTTGCCTCCGGGCTTGCCGCTGTCAAATTCGGTCCTTCAACATCACCCCTACTTCCGGTAATCTCGCTTTAAGTTATTTTCACCATGCACTCATCGTATTATTGCTTTATGAACTGCAGGACCGGAGATTTATGGAAATGGGCGATTGATTCACGCAACACATTAAATCTTGATTTACTTTGGTGGGATTAGTTGATTCCATTTTTCTCGGTTCTGTGTTAATGGTACGAAGGGAATTCAAGAAGAAGGAATTCTAAGAGCAGAAGTAAAGAGACGAGAAGCACGGTCTTAAAACTAAGTATATACAAGAGAAACATGCTTCAACGCCTTCAAAAAATTTTCGCTGCTTCAACCATGCTTTCAAATCTTCTACAATATTTCATCAGCTAATTTGAGCTACGTCCGAGCTGctgaatctgcatgctttcgcGTCATGTGTCTATCAAAGTATAGTATCGCTACGATGGAATATACTTTCATTAATGATTGTTGAAAATACCTCCATTTTGCAATTAGCTCGCTGAAAGTGATATCTGAATGCACTCATCAATGCactatgagtttttttttttcgtttaaatATTCTGGCAATTGATATGCTTTAAACAAAATCCGACCAATTTCCCAACAGATGACTAACATGGCGCCACGTTTGAACGGCCATCAGTAGATTTCACTGCACAAATAATGGCTAACAAATTCATAGGATATAATGCCTTTGATTGTGAAAGTTTTACATTATATTCTGCGGTAAATTACTGAAATTTGTCGAATATGCATGGacgaaacaaaagaagaggcTAAAGCAACgacttttgaaaagttatttgtGAACCCCAACTTGTAATTGAGCATTCTTTTCGGTTTCCTCGTCTAGTTTTTACACACTTGTAATCGAGCATTGTAGGAATCTTGCCATGAAAGAGCATGTGCATTGTGGATAGGGTTTCGTTATAATAACTTAAAGCATATCTCTATATTTGCTTCTGATAGAAATTAGCCTCACCATACCTTGTTACAATGACTTGAAACTGATCTCTACACTTGCTTCTAATAGAAATTAGCCTCCCCATCCTGCACGTGGTTATCATATCGGGGCAGCATTTCAAATCCTTACTGCCCAGAGAATTTGCACCAACCGTTGGGGCTTGTAGTTCGCATTGACAGTAGTTGCGactatttttttgtcttttgttctaCGTGGATTCTTACAAGGGGATCCCGTACAGAGAACCAATAAATATGTTGAACGCTTGTTCTGATAATCAGGAGATGGAGAAGTCATTGGGGTACGATTACGAAGTGTTTTTGAGCTTCAGAGGACCTGATACCCGTAGCGACATTACTGATTACCTCTACACCAGCATGATTGATGCTGGAATTCGGGCATATAAAGACGACGAAGAACTTCGGATTGGGGAAGAGATCAGCGGCCAGCTTCTCCAAGCGATTGAGCAGTCAAAGATCTCAATACCAATCTTTTCTAAAGGATATGCCGAAAGTCCATGGTGCCTTAGGGAGTTGGTCAAGATGGTGGAGAGAAAGAATACAAGCAAACATACGATCATGCCCATATTCTACGATGTTGCACCATCTGAGGTAAAATACCAGACTGAGCACTACCGCACTGCCATTGCTTCTCAAGAAAACAAGAATCGGTTCGATGTTGAGACTATCAACAAGTGGACGGCTGCTCTCAATGAGGTTGGAGCACTAAAGGGATGGGACCTCCACAACAAGCCAAACAGGTATTTAATTATATCTTGCACGGTCTAGTTGTTCGAAAATGCGTTGTTTTGTTCAGTTAATCCTAACGTGTTGATGCTTTTTCCTCCAATACTATCAGAGGCAAAGGTGAATTTGTGAAAGAAGTTGTCAATAACGTTTTGACTGAGTTGAAAAGCGCTTACTTGGAAGTATCTGATTGCTTGGTCGAAGTAGACAATCTTGTGGATGAAATCATGAGGGTGATAGGTTCCCACAACAATGAAACAAAGATCGTTGGAATTCATGGCATGGGTGGCGTGGGAAAGACAACTCTTGCCAAGATAGTGTATAATAAACTTTCTAATGATTTTGTTGATTGTTGCTTCCTTTCCAACATCCGAGAAATAGAGATGACGTGCTTGCAGAATCAACTCATATCTgacatccttaaaaaaaaatggacccgTGTTGATAATATAATGGAGGGGACAAAGTTGATCAAGGAAAGGTTGTGCTCTAAAAGAGTGCTTCTTCTACTTGATGATGTTGACAAAACAAGTCAACTTGATGCGCTCATTCAGAAGCATGATTGGTTTGGAAAAGGAAGTAAGATTATTATTACGACCAGAGACCAAGGGATTCTCGATAGGCCTACACTTGTTGATGGGACTTACGAACTTACTGGCATGGATTTTGATcattctcttcaactttttagcaAACATGCGTTTAGAAGAGATTATCCCTTAGAGCAATACATCTCTCACTCTGAAAGAGCACTAAATATATGCGGCGGTCTTCCTTTAGCTCTCGAGGTAATAGGTTCTCTTTTGTCGGGAAAAAGCATTGAGAAGTGGGATATCATATTAAAGGAGTTAGAAGAGTTGCCTCACGAGGATGTCCAAAGGAAGCTGATGATCAGCATTGGGTCATTAAATGAagaccaaagaaaaatatttcttgatgTCGCTTGTTTCTTCATAGGTTTTGATAAAAGAATTGTGATTCACATGTGGGAAAGCTGTAGATTTCTTCCTGTACAATCGCTTCAAATCCTCCAGCAAAGATCTTTGATAAAGATCAGAGAAGATAACCAACTGTGG
This sequence is a window from Rhodamnia argentea isolate NSW1041297 chromosome 3, ASM2092103v1, whole genome shotgun sequence. Protein-coding genes within it:
- the LOC115727610 gene encoding disease resistance protein L6-like; protein product: MEKSLGYDYEVFLSFRGPDTRSDITDYLYTSMIDAGIRAYKDDEELRIGEEISGQLLQAIEQSKISIPIFSKGYAESPWCLRELVKMVERKNTSKHTIMPIFYDVAPSEVKYQTEHYRTAIASQENKNRFDVETINKWTAALNEVGALKGWDLHNKPNRGKGEFVKEVVNNVLTELKSAYLEVSDCLVEVDNLVDEIMRVIGSHNNETKIVGIHGMGGVGKTTLAKIVYNKLSNDFVDCCFLSNIREIEMTCLQNQLISDILKKKWTRVDNIMEGTKLIKERLCSKRVLLLLDDVDKTSQLDALIQKHDWFGKGSKIIITTRDQGILDRPTLVDGTYELTGMDFDHSLQLFSKHAFRRDYPLEQYISHSERALNICGGLPLALEVIGSLLSGKSIEKWDIILKELEELPHEDVQRKLMISIGSLNEDQRKIFLDVACFFIGFDKRIVIHMWESCRFLPVQSLQILQQRSLIKIREDNQLWMHDWLRDIGRNSIQQGSGRKPGVWTQAQALEVLEKIQVINAENQGFF